The segment GGGTTCGCACCCGGCGCTGTAAATCGGCACTTAACCGCACCGGTATTCCCGGCGGCGATTTCTGTCTCAACCCGTATCTGGGCTGCACCCATGGCTGTCTTTACTGCTATGCCAGTTTTATGCTCCGCTATTCAGGCATCAATGAACCCTGGGGCTCGTTTGTTGAGGCAAAGATAAACCTGCCCGAGGTCCTGTTAAAAGAGGCGAAAAGACCGGGGCAGGTGCTTTTGGGAACGGTGTGCGACCCGTATCAACCGGTAGAGGAGATATTTCACTTGAGTCGGCGTGCCCTTGAGATTCTTGGCTCTTCTGGGTATCAGGTTGAGGTGATGACCAAGTCCGATTTGGTTCTGCGTGACCTGGATTTATTAAAAAGGTTTAAGGGCTTCAGCGTGGAGATGACAATAACAACCATTGACGAAAAGGTAGGTGCGATTTTTGAGCCCAACGCACCTTCACCATTCCGCCGGCTCAAGGCGGTCGCAGAGCTTGTTCAGGCTGGTGTGGAAACAACCGTCTTCTTTGGACCGGTTCTGCCCTACTTTTCCGACTCATTTGAGCAGATTAGCGCGGTCCTCTCAGCCATCAAACGCACCGGTTGCCAGCGGGTTCTCATTGACAAGCTGAACTACCTCGGCACGAAAATGGCAATTATCACACCGAAACTCGCTCAAGGCTTCAAACCTGCCATTTTTGCCTTTGAACGGGCGCTGTTGGAACCGAGGGCTTATGTTGCCGGGTTGCGGGAGCGAGTATTAAGGGCGCTGAAGATGTCAGGGCTTGAAGGTAGGTTGATTTTCTGACTCCTTTGTTTGACCAGGACAATGATTAAAATAGAATTATGCCGATGGACTTGAAGTTTATAAGGGAAAACCCTGATGAGGTGCGCCGCATCCTGGAGTTGCGCAAAAGCAAGATTGACATTGAGGCAATCCTTGAACTGGATAAAAGGCGCCGCGCGCTCGTGCAGGAAAGGGATGAGTTAAGACACAAGCAGAAGGAGGTTTCTGAGGCGGTCGCCCTTGCCAAAAAGGAGAAAAAGGAGGGGTCGGAACAGCTCTTGCAAGCGGCAAGGGAGCTTTCCGATAAGATTAAAGAACTTGAGACGGAGCTAAACAGGATTGAGGCTCAACAGGAAAATCTTATAAAACTTCTACCCAACAGGATTCATCCTTCGGTAACTGGTGAGGAGGAGATTGTTTCTACTTGGGGTGATTTACCCGTTTTTGGATTTCAGCCGCTGGCGCACTGGGATTTGGCCGAGGCATTGGGGATTGTTGATTTTGAGGCGGCTACCAGGCTTGCCGGTTCAAGGTTTGTCCTTTTCAAGGGTCAGGGTGCGCTCCTCGAGCGGGCTTTAATCAATTTCTTTCTTGACACCGCGATTCGCAAGTATGGCTACACCGAGATTGCCCCGCCGGTCCTTGCCAATGTGCCTACCCTTGAAGCCGCCGGTCAACTCCCCAATCTTGAGACCGAGATGTACTGCCTGAAGGATGATGGGCTTTATCTCATTCCCACGGCAGAACCGCAACTGGTTGCCTATTACCGGGAAAAGAGCCTTGAGGAGGCGCAACTGCCATTAAAACTTGTTGCCTATACACCCTGTTTCCGTCGCGAGGCTGGCTCTTATGGGCGGGATGTGCGCGGGATGATTCGGATTCACCAGTTTGACAAGGTGGAACTTGTCCGCCTGACAAGACCAGAAACCTCCTATGACGCCTTAGAGGAGATGCGTCTTGAGGCGGAAAGCCTTTTACAGGCGCTGAAACTGCCCTACCGGGTCAAAAGGCTTGCCGCCTGGGACATCGCCTTTCAGTCCGCAAAGACCTATGACCTTGAGGTCTGGGCAGCAGGTGTTAAAAGATGGCTTGAGGTCTCCTCCATCTCCAACTGCGAGGAGTTTCAGACCCGGAGGGCAAAAATCAGGGTCAAGAGCAAAAATGGCAAAACATTTTATCCTCATGCATTAAACGGCTCTGCCCTTGCCCTACCCAGGACATTTATCGCCATTATTGAAAATTACCAGCAAAAGGACGGCTCGGTTGTTGTCCCCGAGGTCCTGCGCCCTTATATGAACGGGCAGGAGCGAATCGAGTAGTTTTATTTTAGGCGAAAACCTAAAGGCAAGAGTTTTTTCAGACGCAGTTTCTTTGTCCCTTTGGGTGTTGCCAGAATGATTAACGGGTCATTGCCAAACTCACCAATCACCTGCAGACAGGCGCCGCAAGGAGGTGTGAAATCCCCTGTTGGAGTAAATACCAAAACCGCCTTGATGTCAGTATCACCGGCATTCACCGCCTTGAACACCGCCACCCTTTCCGCACAGATTGACAGCCCCAGGGAGGAATTTTCCACATTGGCGCCTGAATAGATTTTGCCTTTCCCTGTCAGAACCGCAGCACCAACCCGGAATTTTGAATAAGGGGCATATGCCCTTTTTGTTGCCTTTTTGGCTGCGGACAAAAGCCGCGCAACCGTTTTCTGACTCATTTTTCCTCCAATTCTTTGATTATTTTATTCAGGAAACTTTTGCCTGCAGATGTGGGTTTGACCCCAAGGAACTCGGCAGCGGTTGCGCCCAAGTCGGCAAATGTCTCTCTTGTTCCCAAGTCGATGCCCGGCTTTACCTTCTCGCCATAAACAAGCAAAGGCACATATTCGCGGGAATGGTCGGTTGATTTGGTCGTTGGGTCACACCCATGGTCAGCGGTGATAAAAAGGATATCAGAGGGTTTCAGGGCCAGAAGAATCTCATTGAGCCGGGAGTCAAAATCCATCAGCCCCTTGGCAAACCCTTTTGGGTCGTTGCGATGCCCCCATTCCATATCAAACTGAACAAGGTTGGCAAAAATAAGCCCAGGCTTATTCTCCTTGAGCGCAATGAAAATGAAATCAATACATTCCTCGTTATTAACCGAATGATGATTCTTTGTCAGCCCCTGACCGGCAAAAAGGTCGTCAATCTTGCCGATGCCGAAAACCTCCAGCCCTGCCTCCTTGACATTGTCCAAGAGGGTCCGCTCCGGTGGTGGCAGGGAGAAGTCCTTGCGCTCAGCGGTGCGGTAAAATGAGCCAGGTCTGCCGGCAAATGGTCGGGCAATGACCCGCGCCACCCGATAAGGACCGGTGAGAAGTTCACGGGCAATCTCACAGAAGCGGTAGAGCTCCTTAACCGGGATAACATCAATATGTGCGGCAATCTGAAAAACGCTGTCCGCAGATGTGTAGACAATCGGAAAACCGGTCTTGAGATGCTCTTCTCCCAACCGGTTGATAATCTCGGTTCCAGATGCCGCAACATTGCCAATAACCCGGCGCCGAATTCGTGTTTCAAACTCCCCGATTAAATCCTGCGGAAAACCATCAGGGAAGACCGGAAATGGCTCCCTGGTGATGATGCCGGCAATCTCCCAGTGCCCGGTTGTTGAATCCTTGCCCGCGGATTTCTCCGCCATCTTGCCATAGGCGGCTTCAGGCTTTTTTTGTGCGGGCACCCCCTTTATCCTAATGATGTTTCCCAGACCGAGACGAGCAAGGTTGGGTAAAAAAAGACCGCCGACCGCATCGGCAAGGTGGGCAAGGGTATTTGAGCCGCAGTCATTAAAACGGGCGGCATCAGGCAGCTCGCCGCACCCGACACCGTCAAGGACAATGATGATGACACGCGGCTTTTCCATCAGGGCTTTAATGCCGGGGACAGGATTTGAACCTGCATGCCGTGAGGCACATGGCCCTCAACCATGCGTGTCTGCCAATTCCACCACCCCGGCGAAATCAGGCTGAAGCATTATAGCGACAGCCTGACACCTGTCAATCTTGAAAGCCTTTGCCCAAGATTCCCAAATTCTCTACGATACCGGGGGTGGTGGGGTGGACCTGCCCTTTGAAACAAGAACGAAGATTCAACAACTCATTAAGGTCTTGCCATTATGTAACTTATTATATTGGTTTGTTATAAACTGAAAGATTCTGCGTTAATTTTTCTGAATTTCTGGCTCTAAATGGGAGGGGCTCAGGTTTTTATAACCCAGCGGTCAAATGAGTGGAGCCAGTCAGGGCTGATTTCACCTTTAGCAATCGCCGTCTGAAGGGTCGCACGCAGGTCTTCAGGTTCAAGCGGTTGCCAGCGGTGAAAACGAGTGGTGCCATAGTTTTCCAACCCTTGAAGAATCGCGCTTTTGCTACCGGCGAGTTCAGCTGCGGTGCCGAACCTTTTTTTCAGTTTTGCCGCCTTCTGGTAAACGGTTTTGAAAAGTACCGGGTAGCGGTAGTCGCGGCAAAGGTGATGGTCAAGGATGAGGGTTTTCAGCCCTGGGAGATGAAGGATGCGGCAGATGTTGATAATGCTTTTGATTAGTTCCAGGTCGGTTTTTGGTTCGGGTTGAAGAAAGCTGGGATAGCCGTCAATTACCGCCTCCTGCGGGTTGAATTCACAGATGAGGTCGGTGGTTTTCTCGTCCACAGGTCCGGCAATGTCTGAGGAGACTAAAAGCCGGCTTTTGCCTCTCGTGATATAGGTCATCAGCACCTTTCCCGGTTCGGCGTCTGCCCGGCCGTGCCAGACCGGTTCGGAGAATGAGATTTCGGTTTTCTTGAATCTGAACTTCCTGGCATCAGCCCAGATTATCTCCTTGGGCAGACCGTCAATGGTCTGGAACAAATTTTTGGCGGTCTCCTGTTGGTTCTGAGGCAGGTCACTAAGCGCCTTGGCAAAGATGATTTTGCCGGAATAGATTTTGGGTTCGCGCCGAGGGATAAGGTGGTCAAGGTGGTAATGGCTGATGACGATTGCATCTGACCGCGCGCAGGAGGCGATTACCTGTTCTTCATACTGACTCAAGAGCTGGCTGCGGGTTTTTTCCGGCAGGGGAGATTCGTCGGTCTGGATGGATACGCCCGGGTCAATGGTGACGGTCAAATCCGGGGTTTCAATCCGGGTGCACATTCCCTTGACACCAAAAGAGTCAAAGGCAACTGGTATTAATCGCAACCTTAACCCCAGCCTTTCCCGGTGAGAATGGCGAGATAATAAAATGCGGGGATGGTGAAGAGGAGGCTGTCAGCCCGGTCAAGGAACCCGCCATGCGCGCCCAGGGTTTCAGCGCTGTCTTTGACCGCCACCGCCCTTTTGAAAAGGGACTCAAAGAGGTCACCCGCCTGACCGATTGCGGAGAGTCCAATGCCGATTAATGCCAGCCACCAGCGCGGCGCACCTGTAAATGGCTTGAGATAAACCAGCCAGAGCGCTGCCAAAAGGGCGGAGAAAAGAAGTCCGGCAATGAAGCCTTCAAGGGTTTTGTTCGGGCTGAGTGCCAAAGAGAGTTTGCGTCTACCAAAAGTTTTGCCGATTGCATAGGCAGCGGTATCACTGACCCAGGTGAGAATCAAAGGGAAGAGAATAAGCCAGGGGGAGTAGTTTTCTCTTGAGCTGAGGTTGCGCAAAAGGATGAGATGGCTGGGAAGAAAGCCAAGGTAGATAATGGTGAAAAGTCCGTAAACCGGGATCCGGGGCAAAGCAGGGGTTCGGGCAAGCGCAGCGATGAAAACAATGGCAATCGGTGCAATGAGAAAACCGGGCAGAAGGTTGAGATGGGCGGCAATGATGATGAGGATGTTGAGCGGGATAAGAAGATAGGGGTTCAAGACAATTTCGGCGCGGGAGAGGAGGCGCAAAAATTCAATAGTGGCAAGAAGGGTCCAGGCGCAGACAAGGATGGTCAAAAGCCAGGGCAGGTGGTTAGAGAAGAGAGTTATCCCAGCAACAATCAGACCGAGAATTGTGCCGATGATGATGCGCCCGGCAAGGCTATTTTTCTTCAACACGACCAAAGCGGCGCTGGCGCCGGGAAAAGTCCTCAATTGCCTCAAGGAGCTGTTTGCGCTTGAAATCGGGCCAGAGGGTGTCGGTGAAGTAAAGTTCGGCATACGCCGAATGCCATAAGAGAAAGTTGGAGATGCGGTGTTCACCACCGGTGCGGATGAGCAAATCAACCGGTGGCAGTTCTGGGTCGTAAAGCAAAGAGGAGAACTCTTCTTCGGTCTGGGGTGGCTCGGAGATTTTGCCTGCACGCCAGAGTTCAAAGGCGTGCTTCACCGCATCAATCATCTCCTGCTTACCACCATAACTCAATGCGAGGGTAAGGGTTAGACCGGTGTTGTTTTTCGTTTCGTCGATCAGGGATTGAACCTTGGTGCGCACATTTTCGGGCAGGTCTTTTAATCTGCCGATTGCCCGGACCCGGACATTGTTTTTCATCAAATCAGCCCGTTCTTCCTCAACCGCGCGGGCAAGCAGTTTCATCAGGCTTTCAATTTCATTTTTCGGGCGCTGCCAGTTTTCGGTGGAGAAGGTGAACACAGTTAAAAACTTTACCCCGATTTCACCGCAGGTCTCAACCACTGTCCGCAAGGCACGAACACCCTGACGGTGACCAAAGGAACGGGGCAGTCCGCGGCGTCGTGCCCACCGACCGTTGCCATCCATTATGGCGGCGATGTGAATTGGGATTTTCAGTTTGGCTGAATCGGGCACTATCTTTCCATTATCTCCGCCTGTTTTTTGGCAAAGAGGTCGTCAAGTTTTTTAATGAACTCGTCTGTTATCTCCTGGACCTTTTTCTGGGCGAGGCGGGAGTCGTCTTCAGAGATTTTCTTTTCCTTTTCCAATTTCTTGACATCCTCAATGATGTCCCGGCGGACATTACGGATTGCCACCCGGGCATCCTCCGTAAGTTTGGCGCAGAGTTTGACAAGCTCCCGGCGCCTTTCCTCGGTGAGGGGCGGAATCGGAATTCGGATCAGGTTTGCCTCGACCTTTGGGGTGAGCCCCAGTTCTGCTTTGAGAATTGCCTTTTCAATCTCGGGCAATAGGTTGCGGTCCCAGGGCTGAACCACCAGTTGCCGCGGTTCTGGTGCGGAGATGCTTGCCACCTGGCGCAGGGGTGTTAGGGTTTCATAGTAGTTGACCCGAACGCCATCAAGGATCGCCGGATTGGCACGGGCGGTCCTGATGCGGGCAAATTCAGCGGTGAGGACCTCAACCGCCTTGGTCATCTTGTTACGACATTCGGTGTAAAGTTTTTCTAACATACCACACTCCCGGTTTTCTTGCCTGCGATTGTATTTAGGATAGCCTGGGGTCGGGTGATGTCAAATACCACAATCGGAATGCGATGCTCCTGGCAGAGGGCAAATGCGGTGGCATCCATTATCTTCAGTCCCTGTTTTAAGGCCTGTTCATAAGTTATCTGCGGATAGAAGCGGGCGTTTGGTTCTTTCTCAGGGTCGGCAGAGA is part of the candidate division WOR-3 bacterium genome and harbors:
- a CDS encoding phosphatidate cytidylyltransferase: MKKNSLAGRIIIGTILGLIVAGITLFSNHLPWLLTILVCAWTLLATIEFLRLLSRAEIVLNPYLLIPLNILIIIAAHLNLLPGFLIAPIAIVFIAALARTPALPRIPVYGLFTIIYLGFLPSHLILLRNLSSRENYSPWLILFPLILTWVSDTAAYAIGKTFGRRKLSLALSPNKTLEGFIAGLLFSALLAALWLVYLKPFTGAPRWWLALIGIGLSAIGQAGDLFESLFKRAVAVKDSAETLGAHGGFLDRADSLLFTIPAFYYLAILTGKGWG
- the frr gene encoding ribosome recycling factor, producing the protein MLEKLYTECRNKMTKAVEVLTAEFARIRTARANPAILDGVRVNYYETLTPLRQVASISAPEPRQLVVQPWDRNLLPEIEKAILKAELGLTPKVEANLIRIPIPPLTEERRRELVKLCAKLTEDARVAIRNVRRDIIEDVKKLEKEKKISEDDSRLAQKKVQEITDEFIKKLDDLFAKKQAEIMER
- the cdd gene encoding cytidine deaminase; amino-acid sequence: MSQKTVARLLSAAKKATKRAYAPYSKFRVGAAVLTGKGKIYSGANVENSSLGLSICAERVAVFKAVNAGDTDIKAVLVFTPTGDFTPPCGACLQVIGEFGNDPLIILATPKGTKKLRLKKLLPLGFRLK
- a CDS encoding radical SAM protein; its protein translation is MTYLSSLPSGQRVRTRRCKSALNRTGIPGGDFCLNPYLGCTHGCLYCYASFMLRYSGINEPWGSFVEAKINLPEVLLKEAKRPGQVLLGTVCDPYQPVEEIFHLSRRALEILGSSGYQVEVMTKSDLVLRDLDLLKRFKGFSVEMTITTIDEKVGAIFEPNAPSPFRRLKAVAELVQAGVETTVFFGPVLPYFSDSFEQISAVLSAIKRTGCQRVLIDKLNYLGTKMAIITPKLAQGFKPAIFAFERALLEPRAYVAGLRERVLRALKMSGLEGRLIF
- the serS gene encoding serine--tRNA ligase — encoded protein: MDLKFIRENPDEVRRILELRKSKIDIEAILELDKRRRALVQERDELRHKQKEVSEAVALAKKEKKEGSEQLLQAARELSDKIKELETELNRIEAQQENLIKLLPNRIHPSVTGEEEIVSTWGDLPVFGFQPLAHWDLAEALGIVDFEAATRLAGSRFVLFKGQGALLERALINFFLDTAIRKYGYTEIAPPVLANVPTLEAAGQLPNLETEMYCLKDDGLYLIPTAEPQLVAYYREKSLEEAQLPLKLVAYTPCFRREAGSYGRDVRGMIRIHQFDKVELVRLTRPETSYDALEEMRLEAESLLQALKLPYRVKRLAAWDIAFQSAKTYDLEVWAAGVKRWLEVSSISNCEEFQTRRAKIRVKSKNGKTFYPHALNGSALALPRTFIAIIENYQQKDGSVVVPEVLRPYMNGQERIE
- a CDS encoding phosphopentomutase, translating into MEKPRVIIIVLDGVGCGELPDAARFNDCGSNTLAHLADAVGGLFLPNLARLGLGNIIRIKGVPAQKKPEAAYGKMAEKSAGKDSTTGHWEIAGIITREPFPVFPDGFPQDLIGEFETRIRRRVIGNVAASGTEIINRLGEEHLKTGFPIVYTSADSVFQIAAHIDVIPVKELYRFCEIARELLTGPYRVARVIARPFAGRPGSFYRTAERKDFSLPPPERTLLDNVKEAGLEVFGIGKIDDLFAGQGLTKNHHSVNNEECIDFIFIALKENKPGLIFANLVQFDMEWGHRNDPKGFAKGLMDFDSRLNEILLALKPSDILFITADHGCDPTTKSTDHSREYVPLLVYGEKVKPGIDLGTRETFADLGATAAEFLGVKPTSAGKSFLNKIIKELEEK
- a CDS encoding isoprenyl transferase, whose product is MPDSAKLKIPIHIAAIMDGNGRWARRRGLPRSFGHRQGVRALRTVVETCGEIGVKFLTVFTFSTENWQRPKNEIESLMKLLARAVEEERADLMKNNVRVRAIGRLKDLPENVRTKVQSLIDETKNNTGLTLTLALSYGGKQEMIDAVKHAFELWRAGKISEPPQTEEEFSSLLYDPELPPVDLLIRTGGEHRISNFLLWHSAYAELYFTDTLWPDFKRKQLLEAIEDFSRRQRRFGRVEEK